From one Branchiostoma floridae strain S238N-H82 chromosome 3, Bfl_VNyyK, whole genome shotgun sequence genomic stretch:
- the LOC118411486 gene encoding ras association domain-containing protein 2-like — MDGDTVSSSFSKVPREELLSRLKTYNLYHSEKGSTVQLRSTQVDSQDGDTLAVEGMLKIYWDVKRPIRLKKDDDSFPEKSPPPRVQPGLDNAGKSFNAPGLSRSAIRSRSYKAAQKSWDPEEMPAATVSLDSGFLFGSSSRPRLTSDSSEPAHARTQPHTKVLGRPKSDLWDIKQNRLRRRYSINGHIYNSRTAVFTPAHGSMTNVRLNSRMRTPQVVELLLSKFRVENDSDDFALYAVHASGEFRRLKDTDTPLIERVLLGPSEDVAKIFIMEKSAEEDIPLEVGQYMKFPIAVLESILTKFTEQEEREIEDIRQRYEAEKKRLRRNMSVKSTAV, encoded by the exons ATGGATGGTGACACTGTAAGCAGCTCCTTCTCCAAAGTGCCAAG ggAGGAACTGCTGTCAAGACTGAAGACGTACAACTTGTACCACTCCGAGAAAGGCAGCACTGTGCAGCTCAGGTCCACACAGGTAGACAGTCAG GATGGAGACACCTTGGCAGTAGAAGGCATGCTGAAGATTTACTGGGATGTGAAGAGGCCCATCAGACTAAAGAAGGATGACGATTCTTTTCCAGAAAAGTCGCCCCCTCCCAGAGTTCAGCCCGGTCTGGACAATGCGGGGAAAAGCTTCAATGCACCTGGTCTTTCCAGGAGCGCAATACGAAGCAGATCGTACAAAGCAG CTCAGAAATCTTGGGATCCTGAAGAGATGCCAGCCGCCACAGTCTCCCTGGACTCTGGCTTCCTGTTTGGCAGCAGCTCCCGCCCACGCCTCACCAGCGACTCCAGTGAGcccgcacacgcacgcacgcagcCGCACACCAAAGTCCTGGGGCGACCCAAGAGCGACCTCTGGGACATCAAGCAGAACCGCTTGAGGAGGAGATACTCCATCAATGGCCACATCTACAACAGCAGG ACTGCAGTTTTTACGCCAGCCCATGGCAGCATGACCAATGTCAGACTAAACAGCAGAATGAGAACACCACAAGTTGTTGAACTGCTCCTCAGCAAGTTTAGA GTTGAGAATGATTCTGACGACTTTGCTCTGTATGCTGTCCATGCATCTGGAG AATTCCGTCGACTGAAGGACACAGACACTCCCCTTATTGAAAGAGTGCTCCTGGGACCAAGTGAGGATGTAGCCAAGATATTCATCATGGAGAAGTCTGCAGAGGAGGACATTCCTTTAGAG GTTGGACAGTACATGAAGTTTCCCATTGCTGTTCTGGAGAGTATCTTGACAAAGTTCACCGAACAGGAGGAGAGAGAAATAGAGGACATCAGACAAAG ATACGAGGCTGAGAAGAAGCGGTTGAGAAGAAATATGTCTGTCAAGAGTACAGCTGTCTAG